CAGACGCCTGCAAAGGGTAAAACCAAGGAGAAGGGGGGCCCGCGGGAAGTCCAAGGTGGAACACCTGAAGAGGAGTTGGCCTTCGCTTACCAGAATCTCACCGATGAACTCGCCGCCGACCTGCTCCAGCAAGTCAAGTCAAGCTCACCAAGGCAGTTTGAGAACATAGTAATAGACCTTCTTCTAGCCATGGGGTACGGAGGCAGTAGAAGAGAGGCTGCGAAGGCAATTGGGCGCGCTGGCGACGAGGGAATCGACGGGACAATCAACGAAGACCCGCTGGGTCTGGACATAATCTACGTGCAAGCCAAGAAATGGGACAGCACGGTCGGACGACCAGAAATTCAGAAATTCGCGGGTGCGCTGCAGGGGCAACACGCTAGGAAAGGCATCTTCATAGCCACATCGAATTTCTCTAAAGAAGCCCTTGAATTCGCGTCTCGTGTCGACACCAAGATTATTCTGATCGATGGAGATACTCTCGTACAGCACATGATTGACCGCAACATTGGCGTGACTTCCTTCGCCAAGTACGAAGTCAAGAAGATAGATTCGGACTACTTCACTGAGTAGGGAAGGGGGCCCATGGCACACCGAGGCCAACTCATTTTCGCCTGCAGTGCGCCGCGAAGTTGGCAACCGGCTCCTGAGCTATTCTCGTGCCGTGGCCGACTTCATAAGTGGTATTGTTGCCGGGGGGAGGCAAGAGGAACTCGTTGAGCCGACCTGACGGAGACGCCATAATCGGTGCTGCGAAAGGCGGGACCAAGTCTGGCAACACTGACCAGCTCGGCTTAGCAACCTCGCCACCACCGCTGCACGCGACGAGACTGGGACGCTACTACGTTGGGCAGTGTGAACACATACTCGCCGGGAGAGCAGGGCGCAGACTCAAAGGAAGGGTCCAGCTACTGCTGACATCGCCTCCCTTCCCTTTGAACAACCAGAAGATGTACGGGAATCTGAATGGCGAGAGATACCTGACTTGGTTCACCGGACTCGCCAGCCTCTTCTCCGAACTGCTCAGAGATGATGGGTCGATGGTTATTGAACTGGGCAACGCCTGGGAACCTGGCCGCCCAGTTCAGTCCCTTCTTCCGCTACAGTGTCTGCTGGGATTGGCTACAAAAGCGGGCGGTGGACTGAGACTCTGTCAGGAGTTTGTTTGTTACAACCCTGCAAGGCTGCCAACCCCGGCGGAATGGGTCACGGTAAACCGAATCCGGGTGACAGACAGCTTTACCCACATATGGTGGCTGTCAAAGTCT
This DNA window, taken from Chloroflexota bacterium, encodes the following:
- a CDS encoding restriction endonuclease, yielding QTPAKGKTKEKGGPREVQGGTPEEELAFAYQNLTDELAADLLQQVKSSSPRQFENIVIDLLLAMGYGGSRREAAKAIGRAGDEGIDGTINEDPLGLDIIYVQAKKWDSTVGRPEIQKFAGALQGQHARKGIFIATSNFSKEALEFASRVDTKIILIDGDTLVQHMIDRNIGVTSFAKYEVKKIDSDYFTE